The window ATCTTGATATTGGGCCAATGAACGCCTCATAAAATTTTGGGACTTTGACCTTGCAAAGATAAAAACAACCCACCTCTGGTGTTACGTTCGTCCTATAAAACACATTATTTGGGTGCACAGAAGATGATGAGATGCTGTCCTAGCCTGCACTTatggtaaatattttaaataacaaTGTCAGTAGGATGCTGTGACACCCTGTCTGTTATGCGAGTGTGTACCTGGTCCTTTAGGTGGGGGCTGTTTGTGGGTCTCTAAAAAAGGGCCTCGGTGGTTAGAGGTCATCATTCTGGTTTTACTGCTGGGGTCCATGGtctaaaacaaacataaataaaccAATATATTCAAGCCAAACATAAACGAAAAAGTGTCATTGGGTCCTGGGGAATAAATGGAGCGTATAAACCAGAACTCTTCCAACAGAAGCACCGCGTTTAATTCTTCTCGTACTTCGTAAACACGATCTAAGCCTAACTTAACATAAATGCTCACTGGGTGCGGCATAAAAACATAGAGAACAAGCACAACATGGGGACAACGCTGACATTGTTCTCATGCTTAGTTTTGAACGATAAAGCTCCGAAAAGTGACCGAAAAGTCCCGAATATCTGCTTTAAACATCAACATTCACACGGAACAGATGTTGGTTTACAACTGTCATCGCGCTCGTCACCATACATGCTGTATCTGAGTCATTGCAGCCTCCTATTATGTAAGGACCacaattaaaatgcatttcttCAGGTAGTTGGCGTCCACCCAGCCTGAAAGTAGGAGGCCAGTGCTTCATTCTGGGGGGATTTAAGTCTTCTCCAGAATACATGATGACAGTAGCTTTTCTCGCGGATTTCAGGGACTGCGTCCCTGTTTCTGGGCCGTTTTGCTGCTTTGGGGCAGCCGTTAATGTTGGAAACAGCTCCCAGTGAAGCCTGTCTTacctcacactgcagcagcgtTATTTGTCTTGGTTAAATTCCTGTCTGTCGTTCCATCTGCGTCGCCTTGCAAACTTTGTCAGCCGGACGGGACTCTCGTGTCTGCACACGCTTACCACTTACTTTGGCGAAGTATAATTAGGCCACGCCCACGTCAGCGCAACACACCAATAGGAAGAGAGGGGGCGGGTCCGGTGGGTGCGCACGTTGCCTTTACCGGAATtcagtgtgttttttaaattaactgaTACTTTTCTGCAtcgttgtgtttattttctttcttcttcttttttaaagtttatgcACAATGTCGACATCAGCCCTGTGTTATGCAACATTGCCCGGCCCTTTTAACGCCATAAAGTCCGCAGCAATAAATCACACCTGTATCAATAGCACCGGCTTTCCCAGACCGCATGTGAGGCCCCATGAGGTTCAGCTCCGTTCCCCCTGGACCGACACCTGTCCCGATGCTTCAGATGTGACAGAATGTAACCATCGCGCTGCCTTTCCTTGTCCTACTTTTAGAGTAAACATTCTGAGGGAGTGCACAAACTGGAACTGGAACCTGTCTCACCGGTGTGTTTAACGATAGAAAAGATTGTTTATAAACTCTACGTGTACAACAGGTAATTGACAAAAATAGGTTAAGCTCTTTTGACCCACCCAAAAGAACGTGGATTACTCTTTTGATCCCCCATATCGAGCCGCAGCACTGTTAACCTGGGTTAACCAGATAAGAACAAAAACTCATTCCCACATGGCCCAGGCAGTATGGCTGGTTTGGAAAAAGAGCGTGTGTTGGCATTAAATAAACAGTTTTATTAAGTAAATTACATTCCGTTTCCGAGACACACTCTGACGTAGTTAACCGTATTTGCTGCGTATATAGATTTTAAAACGTGTTCTTCTGCGCATAAACTAATTCAACCCTATACTCCTGAGATGATGCGAGCATACCTTGTAGCAAAGAGCCCCGATAACAATTGAAATATAAAGCATCACATGCACACGCCTGTTTTTGTAGTGTTTGAGTCATTTGAAGCACCACAGAAtaatgaccagcaggtggcggtgTGAGATAATGGCTGAGCTTTATTGTAGCGGTTTATGGCGTTTCTGAATTTTCTGTCAATGTTTGCGTAGCTTTCTTTTGTATCCAGTATTACATTTTCCACTTTGACATTTGATAACAATAGAAAATATTTACCGATGATAACATTCATGATGGGCTAAAATGTTTCCCTCAGAAACAACATTGCTAAACTGTTGGATTAACAAGTGAAACTCTCAAAATTTTGGGTTTTTCTCCGTGAAGGCCTTTTTTGTCAAATGAATCTGTGTGGTAGAACGCTCCGTTCACGggaagaaaaggtcaaaggtcgtacAAACAATCGCCTCCAATGATATGTCATACATCAAGTCCTCCTTGAAGACATTCCAGCAGGCTGATTTATGCACAGGCACCCCACCTTGAGGTCCAGTGGAAGGACATTTTCCCTCATAAACCTGGATGATTTATGCTTGGATGAACATCTGCCCAGTGCAGCTGTAGCTTTAGAACATCAAAAATGCTTCTGTGGCAGTGCTCTCTAGAGCTACCCACTAGAGGTGCATTAATCAGAGTGGCCTTATCAGTCAATCATTTTCCTGTACCCCCCCCCAATTCTTGTTATGTAAGGGTGATGACGCATGCAGAAGTGTAAAGTCCACTCTTGCAATAATCTTGGACATTGGCAGAGGTTAGTGATTGAAACCTTTTCCCAGCTCAGGCTGCTAAACCCACCATTCAAGGATTAATTGGTCCACTCAAGTGTAATAAAGTTCACCTTTTATTGCAAACCAAACATGGTCACATAAATCTTCAAATTACAATTTACAGTACATTTAACATGAATAGTTACATATACATATTTAAGCATACTCTTTTTGTCCTCTTTAATATACATTAAAACTAGAACATGACTCGAAATATACAAACAAAATTTAAATATCTTCAAACTGCAACACAGCAATATTAAAATGGAATGTTCAGTTTCAACAATCGGCTGCAGGCCGCCGTTACGTGAATGGCGAGGCGATCGGAAGACTGTATGAGCAGGACACAGTTGTCAAGCAGAACTACGAACACGACAGCTTCctcagctagcagcagcagctctcgctccctctctgatCAGCATTCTGGTTGTAATGTGCAAACGAAGATATGAAACATTTGAGTTTTCTGTGTCTCAAGCCTTTAAGACACGTGTGCATAAAGTAAGCGCTACGTCGTTGTGAGGTGGCTTCTCACACCCAGAACTCAGGAGTCGACACAGACAAAACCAGACGACGTGACccgaaggggaaaaaaaaggcacagTTTAGAGACgaaataaaacaaaccacaaCCCTCCCCCTCTGTAACATTGGCTTCAAGTGGCTCCCTTTTCAAACGGCGAGAGAAAAGCTTCAAATGCTAACAGGTGAGCTCCTGTACACAGAACTGCTACATGGATGAAGATGAGAATCCTTCTCAGAGCTGGTTCGGTGCTGCCCAGCCTTGGTTTTTCGTTGGGgacaggagctgctgtgtgCTTGTCTCTGCAGGGTCCAGGTAGTCTCCTAAGCTGCCTCAGCTATGTGCAAAAGATCTCCACTATCAGTAAGAAAATTGAAGTCTGCTGAGCCTCTACGTCTGTTGGGGTTGGTTGAAGAACTTGTGCGTTGGTAAATCTGGGTCAGTGGAGGCTTTCGCCCCGAGTGAGCCATCTAAGCATGGTCCACGCCCTGTGTAGCAAGTCATTTTATACACATTCAAAAGATTATGGCAGGTACGCGTTGTTGCAGGGACTTATTCAGGAATGTCCGTCATCCTGATGGGAACTGTAAGATGCAAGTCCAAGGACACGGTGCAGTAGACGTCCCTCAAGTCTAAACAGGTCTCAGTTCAATGCCTTTGTTTAAGTCCTATAGGTAGGAGTCCATAGAGGGGGCGTAGGAGAAGCCCACAAAGGCCTCTGCAGCCTCCTTGATACTGGCCGTGACGAGCACGCTGTCTGGGGAACAGCCGATGGAGCTGGGTACCGGCTCGTCTGTGAACTCTGGATCGAAATGCCTCAGGTCGTTTGGTCCCGTCTGGCGAGGAGATaagaattattttatttaggGTGTAATACTCAAAAAACACTGCTGGAATTGATGGTTTATCAACATTTGAGTGAGAACGTACCACATCTGGGTTGAATGGAGGGGTGATCTTCTTGGCATTGAGCTCATCCCAGTTGATGGGAGAGAAAAACATGTGATTCTTGATTTCAATCTGCgaaaacacaaatacagaacACTTAAACAGCGTCCTTTCATCCAGACGAGCCTCCACACGTGTCCACAGAGCAAACCCTTACAAAGTCCTCGGTGCAGCCCAGCCGCTTGGTCCTGTCCTTCTGCAGCAGGCCCTCCAGCAGATGCCTCGCCGCGTTGGAAATGTTGGGTTTCAGCTGCAGCGGCTTGTTCAGAATGTTGTCATACATCTCCGCTGTGTTTCGGCTGTAGAACGGGGGCTGAGGAGGGACGAACGAGGGCGGTTAGCAACGGTATCTGACACAGATTCCTGCTGTGTGTAATGAACCTTTACAGTGGAATGAGGGTGTTACCCACCAGGCCGTAAAGCATCTCATAGAGAACTGCTCCCAAACACCACCAGTCTACTGTCCTGTCATACGGCTGCTTGTGCAGAACCTCGGGAGCTAAATACTGAggagaaagaaacaggaagtgttacTCGAGGAGGACCACTGAGGAGATCGCTTAAATGCTCCGGATCCCCGGATGTGTCCTTACCTCTGGCGTGCCACAGAAAGTTGATGTGGTGCCGTTGGGTTCAATGTTCTCCTTGCACAGGCCGAAGTCTGTGAGGATAATGTGACCCTGAGAGTCCAGAAGGATGTTCTCAGGCTTCAGGTCCCTGTAGACAATGTTGAGGGAGTGGAGGTAACCCAAGGCGCTGGCAATCTCTGCCGAGTAGAACCTGGCTCTGGGCTCCAGGAAGCAGCGCTCTCTCTGAAGGTGATAGAACAActggaaggaaaacagaaaactggAGGTTAGACTGAGAGATGAGGCAGAAGCAAACAGAGagcaagaacaaaaacacagttcTGACTATACTTGAAATTCCTAAAATCAGCTCAGCCGAAGCCCAAAGGCTCATTAAAAGTGTGGCGACGGGGCAGAGGTGCGGGGGAATAatgcagaggaagaaaagtgaAAGGGGAGATGGAGAATAAATGCATCCTGCTTCCTGATGAGGCCCACATCTAATCAGCGCTGTCTCTTCCCGTCCAACAATCACAGGAAATTAGCACGATtagacacacacagcctgaaagGGACTGCTAATTTTGGCCCGGAGTGTCTCCTGCTGTGCCGACCCACCCCACGATTTCCTGAGAGGCGTTTCCTTTACAGAACGACAGGAACAAAGGCCAtatctattctattctattctatcaTTTCTGCAACTAGGAGGATATCCCCTCTATCTGTCTGCTCTTTTTCAGCTTCTCTTATTCTGAGACCTAACCCAAACTGCTGACCCGTCGCTTCTCCTGCTACATCTATCTTTAAAAATCTCTGCCCGCcctcttccctccatctttagCTGCTTCTTTAAATAGCACAGCGTCTCATCTTCCTGAGATCATCTCTGCACATCAGCCAGACACTCACCTCTCCTCCATTGATGTAGTCCAGGACAAAGTAGAGCTTGTCTGCTGTCTGGAAAGAGTAGTGCAGGCCCACCAAGAACGGGTGCTTGACGTTCTTTAGcaacacgttcctctcagacaTGATGTGTTTCTCCTGGGGAATGCAAAGAACGGGTCATTAAGGAGACATTTATTTAGGCAATTagacttttttggggggagacCTGTGCATTTAcctccttcttcttcaggaTGGCCTTCTTCTGCAAGACTTTGACGGCGTAAAACTGGTCGTCAGTGCGATGCCGCGCAAGCAGCACCTTGCCGAAGCTGCCTTTCCCGATCACCTTGAGGAAGTGGAAGTCGTTGGGTTTGGCTGAGGGGTTGGAGGAAGGGCCGAGGTTGATCTGCTGGGATGGACTGGGCTGTGGGAcgaggagaggaaaatgaggaggaTGGAAATACACACGACAACTGCGTATTGAAGAAGCTAAAGGCACTTACAGGAGGAGATGGGTTTGCGTTCATGAGCTCCGCATCTTGTGGAGGATTCAAGTTCAGGATGGACTGAACTTCAGGGCTGAATATAGAAAATCCAATTTAGTCTTTACAGAAACAATCACGTGTGTGCAACACAGTGTGAGTCAGTTTGTGACACAAAGGGAGAAAATTGttccagaaaacacaaaacaggagCATGAGTCAGCGTGTACTCACTGCTTGCAGGCGTAGGAGTTTGTGGCGAGCCTCTGAATGAAGTCGTTCAGCCCCATCTTCCTCTGTTTCATAAAAGCtgcaacacaaagaaagaaaaatgagggCGAGTGCGTCCAGTAAGGTTAAAAAGAGACCATCTAAACCTATGCTTCCGTACCAGAGACTAATGTCCCAAGCCCTTTAGACTTGGAATAAGTCAGCGctgatttttctgtttctgtttgaatCGTCATATTTAAATTTAAGTTGAGCTGCTGGTCCGCACCCGAACGTAACCTGAGCTAGAATATAATCGGCAGCCTCGTTGCTCTACTTTTATCACTGTGGGCGGTGGGAGGGGCCGCCAATCACGCCCCGCCCCTTCCACCCAGCCACGAGACGATCGATCCAGCCTTCCGCCAATCAGGAGCCGTTCCGCTCCTACCGCGTCACGGCCGCGATTGCGTCAGGAAAGTAGGAAAAagtcaagaagaaaaaaaaaatcctgttttgcCACCAATGAGTGAGAGGCTGGCGCTGTTTGCGCATATGTTTGTGAAACGCCATGGCAACTTGCATGAGTCAAACTGTCTGAAAGTGCAACAGCACATGCGGAACATTTTTAGGGAAAGTCTCACAACAATAACAGAGACGTCCTTTCTCCGAAACTATACggaaataaacattttacaaTTGGTGCAAAAACGTCTCCAGGTTAGTCACGATGCTCGTGGTTATTTTGGTCCCGATgtacccccgccccccccatcctctttGAAAATGCGCCCAGACCTTGAGACCATTAATCCGATATTCGCGGGGCCTATCAGCTTCACTACTTGGCCCCCTCTCAATTAAAACCGCCGGGAGTGACGCAAGTTCCCAGGAGCACAAAAAAGCCGAGAGCCTGAGCCGAGGCAGGCTCGgtgccaaaaaaagaaaa of the Takifugu flavidus isolate HTHZ2018 chromosome 19, ASM371156v2, whole genome shotgun sequence genome contains:
- the sgk1 gene encoding serine/threonine-protein kinase Sgk1 isoform X1; this translates as MKLVNAGGGGGGGGTVGGGGGAGVGGGAEKTAFSFKKCSAFQFVKRKVRRWMRNPKVTVEKAQGKGLLYPCPKCPLADDLWYTHFPSPYGCCHYGGLQGGQYYQQEPCSLCLTAGQTSYDKGKGCKIRRWKMLGRHHGDSSAKPKESESDVHLCGCQSWGLHPSALLSSPVMMECSICSGPYIGYTPEDSWQPRQRTQAMDLYWHNESDPDSYCWPAENTFMKQRKMGLNDFIQRLATNSYACKHPEVQSILNLNPPQDAELMNANPSPPPSPSQQINLGPSSNPSAKPNDFHFLKVIGKGSFGKVLLARHRTDDQFYAVKVLQKKAILKKKEEKHIMSERNVLLKNVKHPFLVGLHYSFQTADKLYFVLDYINGGELFYHLQRERCFLEPRARFYSAEIASALGYLHSLNIVYRDLKPENILLDSQGHIILTDFGLCKENIEPNGTTSTFCGTPEYLAPEVLHKQPYDRTVDWWCLGAVLYEMLYGLPPFYSRNTAEMYDNILNKPLQLKPNISNAARHLLEGLLQKDRTKRLGCTEDFIEIKNHMFFSPINWDELNAKKITPPFNPDVTGPNDLRHFDPEFTDEPVPSSIGCSPDSVLVTASIKEAAEAFVGFSYAPSMDSYL
- the sgk1 gene encoding serine/threonine-protein kinase Sgk1 isoform X2 — encoded protein: MTIRRWKMLGRHHGDSSAKPKESESDVHLCGCQSWGLHPSALLSSPVMMECSICSGPYIGYTPEDSWQPRQRTQAMDLYWHNESDPDSYCWPAENTFMKQRKMGLNDFIQRLATNSYACKHPEVQSILNLNPPQDAELMNANPSPPPSPSQQINLGPSSNPSAKPNDFHFLKVIGKGSFGKVLLARHRTDDQFYAVKVLQKKAILKKKEEKHIMSERNVLLKNVKHPFLVGLHYSFQTADKLYFVLDYINGGELFYHLQRERCFLEPRARFYSAEIASALGYLHSLNIVYRDLKPENILLDSQGHIILTDFGLCKENIEPNGTTSTFCGTPEYLAPEVLHKQPYDRTVDWWCLGAVLYEMLYGLPPFYSRNTAEMYDNILNKPLQLKPNISNAARHLLEGLLQKDRTKRLGCTEDFIEIKNHMFFSPINWDELNAKKITPPFNPDVTGPNDLRHFDPEFTDEPVPSSIGCSPDSVLVTASIKEAAEAFVGFSYAPSMDSYL